ACTGCGCGCACCTGCTGCTGGGAGCACCAGCTGACGATCATGCCCTTGCCGGCGACGCGCCCTTCGAACTCGTCGAACCAGGCCTTGCTGATGCCGGCGCCGGACGTGAAGTCCGGGCGCACCACCCACAGGAAGGGCCGGCCGGTGAGCTCCAGCCCCTCGCCGAGCTCCCGGAActggcggggctcgaagacggtggAGGTGCCGAACGCCACGTACACCACGGAGCTGTCGGGATGCGCGTCGAGCCAGCCGAGGCACCTCGTGTCCTCCGGCAGGAACTGCCCCACGGGCTTTCCGGGGTCAGCGAGCAGCGGGCCGATGGGCAGTATGTCGGGGAACAGCTCGAACGCCGTGGCCTCCGCTTCGAGGAACGAGTTGCAGACGACGACGTCGGCGAGGCAGGCCGCCTCGGTGTTCCGGCACACCAGCTGGAAGGCCACGTGCTGCACCTCGGGCCCGCCGTCGACGCTCCACAGCATGTGCGACGTGTAGACCGGCGGCATCTCGGGGGCCAGCTCGACCGCCTCTCGTCGCTTCGGGACGCCTGCATTTATATATTCAGACATCACATTATCCTCCGTGCTGTCTCatcaaaggaaaaaaaaagaagcgATCTTAACCTGTGTGACATTGGATGCATAGACAACAAATCGTAAATCCCAGCCTTGATTTTCGTTTTCGTTTGAGCATTGAAAAATTCAGGAGATTCTCGTACCTTTGTCGTCGAAGAAGCCATCCTCTATGAGCTGGGGAATCCTGGACAAGGTCCCAAGGCATGCAGCGGACGCCGGGAAGAAGGAGGCGACCCGAACGCCGAGCTTCTTGGCGACCTCGAAGCACAAGGACCCCAGGTTGGCGTCGGCGACGAGCCACGTCACCTTCTTCTCCTTGATGAGCTCCTCCACGTAGCCCGGCATGCACCAGGCGAGCGCGTCCAGGACCTTGCCGAGGTCCCGGCGGTCGTCCCCGTCGGCCAGGCCGTCCGGCATGGAGACCAGGTGGATCCCGTCCACCGTGGCCTGTCGCAGTCGCAGGGCGCCGAGGACGAGCGCGTGGGTGGGCTCGGTGCAGACGAAGGTGACCTCGACGCCGTGCTCCACGAGGCGGTGCGACAGCTCCATGAGCGGGGTCACGTGGCCCTGCGCCGCGAGCGGCAGCACCATGACGTGAGGCGCCGCCGTGGCCATGCCGAACCGAAGCTGAGACTGCGAGATCGGCCGTGTGCCGATCTAGTTTTGGATAAGTGTGGCAGCTAGTCCTAGTAGAGCTTAGAGTGGAACTGTCACTCACTCACTTCGCTGTAGGCTGTACTTTACGGCGGATCGAGGCGCAACGTAAGTTTTGGTCTGGTATGCCCGATCCGCCGTACAGTACAGCCTAGTACGCAAGCAATGACATATGCATATTAGCACTCATATATATATAGTTTATCATGTGCGTTGGGTGACAAGTTCTCGTTAATTGAATCGTCTCCTCTTCCCCACGGCCCTAACCCTAGGCGCCGCCTCCTCTTCCCTACCCTCGCTGCCGTCACCGGCGGTTGGCTGGTGGCGGTGGCGGGGCCATTCCTGCCCACTCCCCTGCGTTCTACCTAGTCCTCGTGATGCTCCTGCTCCCGTGTGGTGGTTGTCACAGGCTAGTGGTCGTGACATAGCTGCAGTGGCAGAGAAACAAATCTGGAGATCTGCACGTGTGGGATGTTAGCATGATCTTTGCATTGGCGTTTCATCTTGCTGCGGTAACCATGGGCTGTATCTGCTTAGCTCGCAGGAGGAGGAACGGCGGCGCGTTGTATGGCTGTAGACCAGGGAGTCCCCGTTATGGATCTGGCATGCTGCGTTGGCCTGGATGAAGTTCCTGGTGGTACCATCCTTGCGACTGCGGAATCGAGCTCTCTCGCACGTGCTTGCCTCGGCGCTCTGTGGCGGCTGAGGGTTCGGATAGCGATCCACTTGGTTATGGGCAATCGTGCCCTGCGGATTGCCGTGGCCACCTGGTGGTCTTCATGAGTGTTTATCTCTTTGGATCTGATGATGGTTGCTGTTGGTGCCTCGAACCGGCGAGCTGGCGGGATGCAGCCAAAAGCCCCCTTTATGGGTTTGGTGGCTCTCGCTCCGACCAGTTTGCCTTCGGCGATGAGATGCAATCTATAGACGATGACTTGACATAAAGGATATGGTTGTGCAGCAGCGGCACTAGCAGGATTTCAAGCCCAACACATGTAGCTGCTAAGATcgtggaaaagtggtggcgacaacacatgaTTGATTTAGATTTGGTGGTGCTTCTCGAGTACCCGGTCTCGAGCTCTGGGGTGAAAACCCTAGGTTTGACCTAAGTTGGTTTTACCTAGCAATGGCGACGTTTTTGCatcattaccttgttgaaggcattgcttagATATGCTCGAACttgttcttcagg
This portion of the Triticum dicoccoides isolate Atlit2015 ecotype Zavitan chromosome 7A, WEW_v2.0, whole genome shotgun sequence genome encodes:
- the LOC119328216 gene encoding UDP-glycosyltransferase 83A1-like, with protein sequence MATAAPHVMVLPLAAQGHVTPLMELSHRLVEHGVEVTFVCTEPTHALVLGALRLRQATVDGIHLVSMPDGLADGDDRRDLGKVLDALAWCMPGYVEELIKEKKVTWLVADANLGSLCFEVAKKLGVRVASFFPASAACLGTLSRIPQLIEDGFFDDKGVPKRREAVELAPEMPPVYTSHMLWSVDGGPEVQHVAFQLVCRNTEAACLADVVVCNSFLEAEATAFELFPDILPIGPLLADPGKPVGQFLPEDTRCLGWLDAHPDSSVVYVAFGTSTVFEPRQFRELGEGLELTGRPFLWVVRPDFTSGAGISKAWFDEFEGRVAGKGMIVSWCSQQQVLAHRAVACFVSHCGWNSTMEGVRNGVPFLCWSRLKVDQYTNRSYICDIWRTGLAVSPGEDGVVTKEEVNTKLEQVMGDHGIAERARVLRDAARRSLGVGGSSYENFKRFISLLKE